Within Nostoc flagelliforme CCNUN1, the genomic segment AGGAGCTACCTTAACTCGTGATTTAGATGTAAGTATAGAGCGAATATCATTAGCGTCACTCATAACGTTTTATTTTAACCTTTTAATTTTTTCGACTATTACTTCAATTGGATATGCTAAGTCATCCTGGTTCATCTGATGCAAAGTCAGCCCTTTATTAATGGCTTGTTTAAACTTTTCTGACTCTCGAATCGATGGCAGTACCAGATCAGACTCTAACCATTGGGTACTTATCTGTTTCATTGACTCAATATTACTTTCGCTTTCTGTTGTGCGACGTAAGCCTACCCATCGATCACGAAAAGGGATTACACCGAGAATTTCACCATTAAATGCTTCCTGATCATCCCGAAGCTCAGTAATTAGCTCTAGTGTACGTATTAGAGACTGTAAGCCTTTAACAGAAGTTTCAATTGGAATCATTAAAGCGTCGCTTGCACCAATCACTGTCAAACAAATTTGCGATCGCTGCGGAGGAGCGTCAACAATACAATAGTCAAATAGTTTAGCGACTGAAGCTAGGCGTTTTTTGAGCGTAAAAGCACCTGTTCCACTACTAGCAAGATAGTCTTGTACGTTATCGAGTGCGTCATCAGAAGGAATTAAAAACAAATTGTCGTATTGTGTCTTGTAAATTCCGTCTTCTGTATTAACCTGTTTTTTTAAGACTTCTAGGAGTGTTGGACTGTCTGGCTCTACTGTATGCCCCAGGAAAGTCGTTAAGCTACTTTGAGGATCAGCATCAACAAGCAAAACAGTGTGTCCTTGAAAAGCTAGTAATCTTGCTACGAACAAGACTACTGTAGTTTTTCCCTGGCCCCCAGCCAAAGATATAGAGCTGACAGTGTGCATTTTGAAAAACCTGAACTTTGTCCATGCTGTAAAGTTCCAACACATTATACATAACAAATTGACTTTCTGAGCAAATGCATCATCAAAAAAATGCAAACTTGTTAAGTTGAATTTTTCTCTAAGTCTAAACTTGCACTTTTGAAAACTTGACTAAATGTAAAACTGCATTTTTGAAAAGTTTCAAGCTTGGATGAAATAGTTTCCGGAAATTCAGAAGGCAGAAGGCAGTTCTTGCTGAGGGCAGAAGGAACCCACCCCAATACTGCTCGCTTTGTGCATTTTTAACTCGGCATTGGATTTGGGGAAAGGTTACTGGGTTTAGGTTAAAGGTTTTTTCTTTCCCCTTTCCCCTTCCCCTTTTCCCCAAAACCCGACAAGTATTGGCACTGATTGTAATAATGAAATTGATAATGCGTGAATTTTGAATTGTTTTGACGCTCGCGGACTCGCTACCGCTACGCTAACGCAATTAAAACATTAGGCATAAATTTGCTTGCTTTGAATCGCGATCGCACTTTGCACTGACCAAGCTAAATGTTCTTGCCTCAACAAATCTCGGATGAGCCAATGGGTGTGTAGATATCTTGAGTTTGTAGCGTACAGCATTAGACTTCTTGCATAAGTCGGGAAAAGGGAAAGGGGGAAGGGGAAAAAGTTCTGTATTGTCCCCTTCCCCTTTAACATGAACCCTTTTCCCCCTCTTGCAAAAAGCACTTTTGCAAGAGGTCTATTCACGGATTTTACAGGCACTAAACAGGCAGACACCGAACAAAGCGCGTAGGCGTAGCCCGCCCACTTACTTAAGCCATGACTGAAAATTAACTGTATCTCTGACTGCGTTAGAACTTTGGCGCGTCTATGCCGATTGATTTTCATCGTGCTTCTGTAGACCCCGTAACACCCAATTAATCGCCCCACACCCACACCGCCGACCCATCCCCAGGTGCGATCGCCCCTCATTTCTCCTGAATTCACCCATTAGCCCCCCCAAAAAAAGTAGGCGATAAGTAAGTCGGCGTTAAAAAATCTATGTAACGAAGTGTAAACCCCGCAAACAGCTTATAAATAAATAGTTTCATGGTTTTAAAAAAAATAAACATACCTTGGTTTTATCGTGCCGACTTACTTAGTCCACCGCGCTAGTTATTCAAAGCGATCGCCTCTCCTTTCTTCCGTTGATTCCTCAATACCTGCTACCCCACTTAAATCACGAGTGGGGTAATGAGTGCGATTCTAGGCGGCTGTAGACTGATGGCTGTGCAATTTCTACCTAAAAATTGGTGTAAACGATTGTGCGGGAGATGCGGCAACGCAGTTGCTAGTCAAATATGAAATGATAATGTGAGATTTAATAACTGAAGTCTTGAAATATGAAAAGATAGTCAGATAAGGAAAGCGCTGAATCAGCAGCGCAGTTAGTTAGGAAATTGGTAGGTTTATACAATACTGCTAGTATGCTGGTACTAACTGTATAGACTGATCAAAAAGTGAGGTTAATAGCTGTAGCGAACTGCAAACATAAACGCTTTAAACCGCAAACAAGGCGATTTTGAAACCACATTCTCTGCAAATAAGGGTGGTCTCAAAACCACAATAATTGCAAATGAAACTGCAAACATAATTTTCAAACTGCAAACAAGGGTTTTCAAACCACATTAACTGCAAATAAGCCGTAACCCTTTCTGTGTCTGGAATACAGGAAATATGGCTCTCGATGTGTCCAGATTATACGAACTTTTTTACTGGACATATAAACCTCATCCATCTTGAAACCTGGAGTTTTTCAAGAATGTATAGTATTGTGTATTAACTTGGTGTAAGTGGGAATGAAACAGGGATGCTCAGAGTAGAATGCGATCGCTGGAATGAAAGTGCCTCAAAATTGAGAGAAGAAGCATTAAAAGCGAATCATGCTCGTACTCGCGAGCGTTTAATGGCACTGTACGAAATATGTAACGGAAAAAGTGCGACAAAGGTAGGCAGAGAAACAGGGCGTAACCCTCAGACAGTAATGGAGTGGGTACATCGTTACAATCTCTCAGGTATAAAAGCACTGTTATATCAGCGTACAGGTGGTCATCCCCCTTTTTTCCCTCAGAAGTAAAGTCAGCAATTGATTCTGAGATTCGTCAAGCTCTTGAGTTTGCAGCAACACCACCCCAACAAAGACAACAGACAATAACGCAAAAGCCTCGTTGGACATTGAAGCGTTTAGCGGCTTGGATTGACAAACAGTTCAATCTCAAATGTTGCCGAGAGTCAATACGTAAGACTCTCAAGAACTTAGGGTTTTCGTGGAAAAAAGCACGTAAACTTTTAAATAAAGCTAACAGTAAAAAACGTAGAGAGTTTCTAGAAAAACTCAAGGGTTTGCTTGATGATGCTCTCCATAATGGTCATTTGCTAATTTTTATCGACGAGGCACATATTCATCTTGATAGCGATGAAGGCTATGGTTGGTCAGTTAAAGGTGAGCGTTTTTGGGTCAGTTCCAACTCTCCAGGAAGAGCCAAGGTTTCCTTTTATGGGATCTATGTTTATAACTATGCCAAAGTCAAAATTTTTCCTTACCTGAAAGCTGACCAATTCAATACGATTGATGTTTTAAAGCATCTAAGAACTGAATTTCCAGACCAAGAGGTCACTTTAATTTGGGATGGTGCTCCCTATCATCGTGCACAATTGGTAAACGAAGCATTGCAAGTCTTACAAATAAACTTGCAACCCTTACCTAGTTACAGTCCTGATTTTATGCCTGTCGAACACCTGTGGCAGTGGTTGCGTGAAGATGTTACTTATCACACGTGCTATCAATCTGCTGCTGAACTGATTGAACGTGTTCATTTATTTGAACAAGACATTCATTCTAACCCCTTTGAAATTAGCGATCGCCTATGGGTAAAAAATCACCTTGACCCTGACGAGGAAAAACTACGGGTTTCAACGTAGACGAGGTTTATGTACGCTTTTCGTGGTTTAATCTGGACTAATACCGTTCAATTAAATGCTCGAAGCTGTTTAAACCGACAGCCAATATGGCTATGGTTATTTATGCTTATTTAAGAGTCTCCAGCGATCGCCAAGACCTACACAACCAACGACATGGCATTTTGGAGTATGCCAACATACACGCTTTGAGTCCCATCCAGTTTATTGAAGACACAGTTTCTGGACGAGAGAAATGGTCGGAGCGAGGTGTAGGACAACTACTGACTCAAACTGCCCTTGAATCCGATGTAGTAATTTTCTCAGAAGTCAGTCGGATGGCACGCTCTACTCTACAAGTATTAGAAATGCTAGAGTGCTGCGTGCGCCGAGGAATTAACGTCCATATCGTAAAACTTGGTATGGTGCTAGATGATTCAATGCAAAGCCGAATCACAGCAACAGTTTTGGGCTTGGCAGCAGAAATCGAACGGGAATTGATTGTACTCAGAACAACCGAAGCATTAGCCAAACGAAAAGCTGAAGGAAAAACCTTAGGACGACCCAAAGGACGACAATCCGCACATTTAAAACTGGACACAAGGGAAGCAGAAATTCGCAGTTATTTAGCCAAAGGAATGAGCAAACGGTCAATTGCCAAACTAGTCGATTGTTCACCTTCCACCCTTTATGATTGGTTGTCACGTAAACATCTCCACTCACGCCACGACAAATTGGTGGAGAAATCATAAGATGCCAAAGAAACAAATACCAATTGATACAATCGTAGACCTACGTCGTCGCTTAGAGCAGCTACCACCGCGCAGTCCATCTCGTCGGGTATTAGTCCAAGAAATAGCTCAACTGTATGGCATTTCCGAAGATACTGTGTATCGAACACTACGAGAAGGAAATGTTGTTCGCCCAGTGCGGCGCGTTGATTGTGATGTCCCGCGTGTGATTCCTAAAGCCGGACTAGAGCGATACTGCGAAATCATTGCTGCCATTAAAATACGCACATCTAACCGCAAAGGTCGCCATTTATCTACCGTGCAAGCAATTCGCTTATTGGAAGAAGATGGCATCAACACACCAGATGGTCATCTTCGCGTTCCAGTCGGTTTGCTCAAACCAACCACCGTCAATCGTTATCTCAACAAATGGGGTTACGACCGCGATACCCTGCTGCGACAACCACCTGCTGTTCGCTTCCAGGCAGAATATAGCAATCAATGTTGGCATTTTGACCTCAGTCCATCAGACCTCAAGCACGTAAAAGCACCAGCCTTCCTAGAACCGGGACGTGGACATCCCTTGTTGATGCTTTATAGTGTCGTGGATGACCGTAGTGGTTTTGCATACCAAGAATACCACGGTGTTTACGGTGAAGATGTGGAGGCAGCACTGCGGTTTATGTTTGCCGCCATGTCACTCAAGTCGGAGACTGACTTTCCCTTTCAAGGCATTCCCCAAATGCTGTATATGGACAATGGGCCCATTGCCAAGAGCTTAGTGTTTCAAAAAGTAATGGGTTATTTGGGGATTGAAGTACGTACCCATTTACCAAATGGCAAAGATGGACGACGGGTGACAGCTCGTTCTAAGGGGAAGGTGGAACGACCGTTTCGCACTGTTAAAGAAATGCACGAAACTCTCTACCATCTGCATGAACCGGAGACCGAAGCTGAGGCAAACGCTTGGTTGATGAAGTTTTTGCTCCATTACAATAGCCGACCCCATCGCAGCGAACCCCATTCCCGGATGGAAGACTGGGTGAGCAATTTACCTAGTAACGGTATCCGTCAAATGTGTAATTGGGAACGTTTTTGTACATTTGCACGCTCCCCAGAACGCCGTAAGGTAGGCATCGATGCTCGCGTTACGGTTGAGGGGGTGGCTTATGAGGTGGAGCCAGATTTGGCTGGAGAAACTGTAGTTCTGTGGTGGGGCTTGTTCGATAACGAACTGTACGTAGAACATGGTGAACGTCGCTATGGGCCGTTTCTGCCTGTGGATGGCCCAATCCCCCTACATCGCTACCGTAGTTTTAAGAAAACACGAACACAGAAACGGGCTGACCGAATTGAATCTTTGGCTAAACAGTTGTCTTTACCGAACTCTGTGATTGGTAAAGGCAACCCGCCTGAATTCGGGAGTAG encodes:
- a CDS encoding ParA family protein, encoding MHTVSSISLAGGQGKTTVVLFVARLLAFQGHTVLLVDADPQSSLTTFLGHTVEPDSPTLLEVLKKQVNTEDGIYKTQYDNLFLIPSDDALDNVQDYLASSGTGAFTLKKRLASVAKLFDYCIVDAPPQRSQICLTVIGASDALMIPIETSVKGLQSLIRTLELITELRDDQEAFNGEILGVIPFRDRWVGLRRTTESESNIESMKQISTQWLESDLVLPSIRESEKFKQAINKGLTLHQMNQDDLAYPIEVIVEKIKRLK
- a CDS encoding helix-turn-helix domain-containing protein, which translates into the protein MLRVECDRWNESASKLREEALKANHARTRERLMALYEICNGKSATKVGRETGRNPQTVMEWVHRYNLSGIKALLYQRTGGHPPFFPQK
- a CDS encoding IS630 family transposase, with the protein product MGTSLQSLRYKSTVISAYRWSSPFFPSEVKSAIDSEIRQALEFAATPPQQRQQTITQKPRWTLKRLAAWIDKQFNLKCCRESIRKTLKNLGFSWKKARKLLNKANSKKRREFLEKLKGLLDDALHNGHLLIFIDEAHIHLDSDEGYGWSVKGERFWVSSNSPGRAKVSFYGIYVYNYAKVKIFPYLKADQFNTIDVLKHLRTEFPDQEVTLIWDGAPYHRAQLVNEALQVLQINLQPLPSYSPDFMPVEHLWQWLREDVTYHTCYQSAAELIERVHLFEQDIHSNPFEISDRLWVKNHLDPDEEKLRVST
- a CDS encoding recombinase family protein — its product is MVIYAYLRVSSDRQDLHNQRHGILEYANIHALSPIQFIEDTVSGREKWSERGVGQLLTQTALESDVVIFSEVSRMARSTLQVLEMLECCVRRGINVHIVKLGMVLDDSMQSRITATVLGLAAEIERELIVLRTTEALAKRKAEGKTLGRPKGRQSAHLKLDTREAEIRSYLAKGMSKRSIAKLVDCSPSTLYDWLSRKHLHSRHDKLVEKS
- a CDS encoding IS481 family transposase, whose translation is MPIDTIVDLRRRLEQLPPRSPSRRVLVQEIAQLYGISEDTVYRTLREGNVVRPVRRVDCDVPRVIPKAGLERYCEIIAAIKIRTSNRKGRHLSTVQAIRLLEEDGINTPDGHLRVPVGLLKPTTVNRYLNKWGYDRDTLLRQPPAVRFQAEYSNQCWHFDLSPSDLKHVKAPAFLEPGRGHPLLMLYSVVDDRSGFAYQEYHGVYGEDVEAALRFMFAAMSLKSETDFPFQGIPQMLYMDNGPIAKSLVFQKVMGYLGIEVRTHLPNGKDGRRVTARSKGKVERPFRTVKEMHETLYHLHEPETEAEANAWLMKFLLHYNSRPHRSEPHSRMEDWVSNLPSNGIRQMCNWERFCTFARSPERRKVGIDARVTVEGVAYEVEPDLAGETVVLWWGLFDNELYVEHGERRYGPFLPVDGPIPLHRYRSFKKTRTQKRADRIESLAKQLSLPNSVIGKGNPPEFGSSTTQLKVQPFVDPNPFQELTFSTVIAAKLAIADYLARPLAKLTPEQMAYINAVLVSTLNKQEVMKQIRDFFNPLSGTSHVE